From a region of the Scyliorhinus torazame isolate Kashiwa2021f chromosome 15, sScyTor2.1, whole genome shotgun sequence genome:
- the LOC140391553 gene encoding BTB/POZ domain-containing protein KCTD12-like produces the protein MAAADELAGSECPFPAVVELNVGGQVYVTRHRTLVAVPDSLLWDMFGRRSPRELPRDSKGRFFLDRDGFLFRYVLDYMRDLRLVLPERFPERSRLRREAEYFQLQELARLLGLEGGGEEGAAPVTPSPPPPPPLSPGPRSGYITVGYRGSSTIGRDCQADAKFRRVARITVCGKTALAKEVFGETLNESRDPDRPPERYTSRYYLKFNFLEQAFDLLAEAGFHMLACSSTGTCAYASDQGEDKIWTSYTEYVFSRG, from the coding sequence ATGGCTGCGGCGGACGAGCTGGCGGGCAGCGAGTGCCCCTTCCCGGCCGTGGTGGAGCTGAACGTGGGCGGCCAGGTGTACGTGACCCGGCACCGCACCTTGGTGGCGGTGCCCGACTCGCTGCTGTGGGACATGTTCGGGCGCCGGAGCCCGCGGGAGCTGCCGCGGGACAGCAAGGGCCGCTTCTTCCTGGACCGCGACGGCTTCTTGTTCCGCTACGTGCTCGACTACATGCGCGACCTGCGGCTGGTGCTGCCCGAGCGCTTCCCCGAGCGCAGCCGCCTGCGGCGGGAGGCCGAGTACTTCCAGCTGCAGGAGCTGGCGCGGCTGCTGGgcctggagggtgggggggaggagggggcggctccggtcacccccagcccccctcctcccccgccgctcagccccggacCCCGCTCCGGCTACATCACCGTGGGCTACCGGGGCTCCTCCACCATCGGCCGCGACTGCCAGGCGGACGCCAAGTTCCGGCGGGTGGCCCGCATCACCGTGTGCGGCAAGACGGCGCTGGCCAAGGAAGTCTTCGGCGAGACGCTCAACGAGAGCCGCGACCCCGACCGGCCGCCCGAGCGCTACACCTCCCGCTACTATCTCAAGTTCAACTTCCTGGAGCAGGCGTTCGACCTGCTGGCCGAGGCCGGCTTCCACATGCTGGCCTGCAGCTCCACCGGCACCTGCGCCTACGCCAGCGACCAGGGCGAGGACAAGATCTGGACCAGCTACACCGAGTATGTCTTCAGCAGAGGCTGA